A genomic window from bacterium includes:
- a CDS encoding MbcA/ParS/Xre antitoxin family protein, with the protein MISRMLQGVAPTEEDRRRFLNSPQPDLRGKTPRQVLLEDPPFGTRQVYDLLGRILHGIPS; encoded by the coding sequence GTGATTTCCCGCATGCTGCAGGGGGTGGCGCCGACCGAAGAGGATCGACGGCGGTTCCTCAACTCGCCCCAGCCCGACCTCCGCGGGAAGACCCCCCGCCAGGTCTTGCTGGAGGACCCTCCGTTCGGCACCCGGCAGGTCTACGACCTGCTCGGCCGGATTCTCCAC